In a genomic window of Salegentibacter salegens:
- a CDS encoding efflux RND transporter periplasmic adaptor subunit: MKTKLYILSLLGATTLLFSCGDSSEKNIAENSPAVLVTVETPSKSDQSFLTFSGKIEAAENATLSTRNMGYVTGVNASVGDKVRKGQLLIEINNADLQAKRAQVNAGITEATAAFNNAEKDYERYNSLFEDNSASQKEMDDITARYEMAKARLEAARQQKNEINAQFAYSNIVAPFSGVVTAKNVEVGDMANPGMPLLNLEVPGKFEVRASVPESEIASVKQGTEVDVLVKSSGETLKGMVSEISTSARNSGGQYVVKVALDETDASIYSGMYASVQFPTTAGENREVVLIPASALVTRGDLHGIYTPSQQNTAILRWLRLGRTIGDEVEVLSGLNAGESYISSAEGKLFNGARLEIR, from the coding sequence ATGAAAACCAAATTATATATCCTGAGCCTTTTGGGAGCAACGACCCTACTTTTTAGTTGTGGGGACTCTTCAGAAAAAAATATTGCAGAAAATAGTCCGGCGGTGTTGGTTACCGTTGAAACTCCTTCAAAATCTGATCAATCCTTCCTCACTTTTAGCGGAAAAATAGAAGCCGCTGAAAATGCCACTTTAAGCACCCGAAATATGGGCTATGTCACCGGTGTTAATGCAAGTGTTGGAGATAAGGTGAGAAAAGGTCAGCTGCTTATTGAGATCAATAATGCCGACCTGCAGGCAAAGCGGGCGCAGGTAAATGCGGGTATCACTGAAGCCACAGCGGCTTTTAATAATGCAGAGAAAGATTATGAGCGATACAATTCATTGTTTGAAGATAACAGCGCTTCCCAAAAGGAGATGGATGATATCACCGCCAGGTACGAAATGGCCAAGGCCAGGCTTGAAGCCGCCAGGCAGCAAAAGAACGAGATCAACGCACAATTCGCTTATTCCAATATTGTCGCTCCATTTAGTGGGGTGGTTACAGCAAAAAATGTGGAAGTTGGCGATATGGCGAATCCCGGGATGCCGTTGCTAAACCTGGAAGTTCCGGGAAAATTTGAAGTAAGGGCAAGTGTTCCGGAATCTGAAATAGCCTCAGTTAAGCAGGGGACAGAAGTGGATGTCCTGGTTAAATCTTCCGGAGAGACTTTGAAAGGAATGGTTTCAGAAATAAGCACTTCCGCCAGGAATTCAGGTGGGCAGTATGTTGTAAAAGTAGCATTGGACGAGACTGATGCTTCGATCTATTCGGGGATGTATGCCAGTGTTCAGTTTCCTACTACAGCCGGAGAAAACCGGGAAGTTGTTCTAATTCCTGCTTCAGCACTTGTAACACGTGGGGATCTTCACGGAATATATACGCCAAGCCAGCAAAATACTGCCATTTTAAGATGGTTGCGACTGGGAAGAACTATAGGTGATGAGGTGGAAGTACTTTCAGGCCTTAATGCCGGGGAGTCCTATATCTCTTCCGCCGAAGGAAAATTATTTAACGGGGCCAGGCTCGAAATTCGATAA
- a CDS encoding DUF2231 domain-containing protein — MNQLPDFWRTEVFHPLSVHFPIAILLVAFLFKLIALGSAKEVWKQGGTILLLLGTIGVWIAIYTGNLADGIVSRKICDPTVLKQHQNLAYVTAWLFTGSLLLDLLKFSRIRLLTQKKNLLSILCIVTLSIGSGYLMYVGHLGATLVYQQGAGVYQPSEDCAEFN, encoded by the coding sequence ATGAATCAGTTACCTGATTTTTGGCGGACAGAGGTTTTTCATCCTCTGTCCGTTCATTTTCCTATCGCCATTTTATTAGTTGCTTTTTTGTTTAAGTTAATAGCACTGGGCTCGGCAAAAGAAGTCTGGAAACAAGGAGGAACTATACTACTTTTATTAGGCACGATAGGAGTTTGGATTGCAATTTATACCGGTAATCTTGCCGATGGAATTGTCTCACGAAAAATTTGTGATCCCACCGTTCTTAAACAACATCAAAACCTGGCGTATGTGACCGCGTGGCTTTTTACTGGCTCCCTCCTTCTTGATCTATTAAAATTTTCAAGAATTCGATTGCTTACCCAAAAGAAAAATTTATTATCTATTCTCTGTATCGTCACATTATCAATAGGCTCCGGTTATCTTATGTATGTAGGACATTTAGGCGCCACCTTAGTTTACCAACAGGGAGCAGGCGTTTATCAACCATCAGAAGATTGCGCCGAATTTAATTAA
- a CDS encoding S8 family peptidase translates to MNLKNFKSIAVTAMAAAFFVSCSQDETREQPMDEELVAPSSADIIEGQYIVVFNKDITGNASSKYPQSYTKAQEEVANTTKRVLSETNIPETELLAVYSKTINGAALKLTLKQVEALRGKKEIAFIEEDRIVQFAPPCGTPNGGPCDGDPGDGDDGGGDSSQDVPYGITRVNGVTSYTGSNVAWVIDSGIDTDHPDLNVDASRGFNAFTSGRDGKSTDDGNGHGTHVAGTIAALNNDFGVVGVAPGASVIPVKVLDSRGSGSYSGVIAGVDHVAAYGSAGDVANMSLGGPTSDALDNAVLSASENGIIFALAAGNESSDANTSSPARVNGANIVTISAMDSNDNWASFSNYGNPPVDYAAPGVAVNSTWKDGGYNSISGTSMASPHAAGVLLLGNANTDGTVNGDPDGTADAIIVH, encoded by the coding sequence ATGAATTTAAAAAACTTTAAATCAATCGCGGTAACTGCCATGGCTGCCGCTTTTTTTGTTTCATGTTCTCAGGACGAAACCAGGGAACAACCAATGGATGAAGAATTGGTAGCTCCTTCTTCTGCAGATATTATTGAAGGCCAGTATATCGTGGTTTTTAACAAAGATATTACCGGAAATGCTTCTTCTAAATACCCGCAAAGTTATACCAAAGCCCAGGAGGAAGTAGCGAATACTACCAAAAGAGTTTTATCTGAAACTAATATTCCCGAAACAGAACTTTTAGCTGTTTACAGTAAAACAATTAATGGTGCAGCGCTTAAACTTACCCTGAAACAGGTGGAAGCTTTAAGAGGTAAAAAAGAAATTGCTTTTATCGAAGAAGATAGAATTGTGCAATTTGCGCCGCCTTGTGGAACGCCAAACGGCGGGCCTTGTGATGGAGATCCGGGTGATGGGGACGATGGGGGAGGAGACTCTTCCCAGGATGTACCTTACGGGATTACGCGGGTGAATGGTGTAACTTCTTACACTGGTTCTAACGTTGCGTGGGTGATTGATAGCGGAATAGACACAGATCATCCAGATCTTAATGTGGACGCTTCAAGAGGATTCAATGCATTTACCTCTGGAAGAGATGGAAAATCTACCGATGATGGAAATGGTCATGGAACACACGTTGCCGGAACTATCGCAGCTTTAAATAATGATTTTGGCGTTGTTGGTGTAGCACCGGGAGCCTCAGTTATTCCTGTAAAAGTTTTGGATAGTCGTGGTAGTGGTTCTTACTCTGGCGTAATCGCTGGTGTAGATCACGTTGCTGCTTACGGAAGTGCTGGCGATGTTGCCAATATGAGTCTTGGTGGTCCAACTTCAGATGCTTTGGATAACGCCGTGCTTTCAGCTTCAGAAAACGGAATTATTTTCGCTCTTGCAGCCGGAAATGAAAGTTCTGACGCTAATACAAGTTCTCCTGCGAGAGTAAACGGAGCAAATATTGTAACGATTTCTGCAATGGATTCTAACGATAATTGGGCTTCTTTCTCTAACTACGGAAATCCGCCGGTAGATTATGCTGCTCCTGGAGTTGCGGTTAATTCTACCTGGAAAGACGGTGGTTATAATTCAATAAGTGGTACTTCTATGGCTTCACCACACGCAGCCGGAGTTTTATTACTAGGAAACGCCAATACAGACGGAACTGTAAACGGAGATCCAGATGGAACTGCAGATGCGATTATTGTACACTAA
- a CDS encoding TolC family protein produces MRLVHYFTILFFICSSAFGQTDSLSYTEFLDIVISEHPVVSQAGLVRNIGDAEVQSARGAFDPRFEVDYKEKEYKGTEYYDLLDAQLQVPMWYGLKLKGGFQQSQGAYVNPQNKVPDAGLFQAGVILSLGEGLWINSRMAGLRKAQAYRQQSRAEQQLIINDILLDASFVYFEWVRAHQKLQIFEDFLANANQRYRGIRRGAQIGEVAGIDTVEASLNIQKRRLQANQALVELRKKRLELSTYLWNQDQPLILQEQVTPVSTDEVFRTLISEIPEANLDTHPQLEFYRRKIEALQIEKRYRINQLLPKVDLEYNFLSEEPDNFETFNASSYKAGVKFSMPLFLRRERGDLKIAEYELQDAKLELNLKDNQLQAKINAIEQQLQAFLEQIEMTEQMVVDSNALLQAEVRKFNFGESSIFLINTRETRFIEARLEQLDLQVKYLKTQAEYLQALGSNAAQ; encoded by the coding sequence ATGCGCTTAGTACACTATTTTACTATTCTATTCTTTATTTGTTCTTCGGCTTTTGGCCAAACAGACAGCCTGAGTTATACCGAATTTTTAGATATCGTAATAAGCGAACACCCTGTAGTTAGCCAGGCCGGATTGGTTAGAAATATAGGCGACGCCGAAGTACAATCGGCAAGAGGCGCCTTCGATCCCCGGTTTGAAGTAGATTATAAGGAAAAAGAATATAAAGGCACCGAATATTACGACCTTCTTGATGCCCAACTACAGGTACCTATGTGGTACGGATTAAAATTAAAAGGCGGATTTCAACAAAGCCAGGGCGCTTATGTTAATCCGCAGAACAAGGTGCCAGATGCCGGACTGTTTCAGGCCGGGGTCATTTTATCTTTGGGAGAAGGACTTTGGATTAATTCCCGAATGGCCGGTTTACGTAAAGCGCAGGCATACCGGCAGCAAAGCAGGGCCGAACAACAATTAATAATAAATGATATTCTTCTTGATGCCTCTTTTGTGTATTTTGAATGGGTAAGAGCACACCAGAAATTACAAATTTTTGAGGATTTTCTGGCAAATGCAAACCAGCGCTATCGCGGAATTAGGCGTGGCGCCCAAATAGGTGAGGTTGCAGGCATAGACACCGTAGAAGCAAGCCTTAATATTCAAAAACGAAGATTGCAGGCTAACCAGGCATTGGTAGAACTCAGGAAAAAAAGATTGGAGCTTTCTACGTATTTATGGAACCAGGATCAGCCCCTTATTTTGCAAGAACAAGTAACACCCGTAAGTACCGACGAAGTATTCCGTACTTTAATTTCTGAAATTCCCGAAGCGAATTTAGACACTCACCCGCAATTGGAATTTTACAGGCGAAAAATAGAAGCGCTCCAAATAGAAAAACGTTATCGCATAAATCAGCTATTACCAAAGGTAGATTTGGAGTATAATTTCCTTTCAGAAGAACCCGATAATTTTGAAACCTTTAATGCAAGTTCTTACAAGGCGGGTGTAAAATTTTCTATGCCACTATTCCTAAGAAGGGAACGGGGTGATCTTAAGATTGCCGAATATGAGTTACAGGACGCCAAACTTGAGCTTAATCTAAAAGACAACCAGTTACAAGCGAAAATTAATGCCATAGAGCAACAACTTCAGGCCTTTTTAGAGCAAATTGAAATGACGGAACAAATGGTTGTTGATTCTAATGCTTTACTTCAGGCCGAAGTGCGTAAATTCAATTTTGGAGAAAGTTCAATCTTTTTAATAAATACCCGCGAAACCAGGTTTATTGAAGCCAGGCTGGAGCAATTAGATCTTCAGGTTAAATATTTAAAAACCCAGGCAGAATACTTACAAGCCCTTGGTAGCAATGCAGCACAATAG
- a CDS encoding efflux RND transporter permease subunit gives MKEGLAGKIAKGFMDSKLTVLLMIVFMVIGVYSSFLIPREEEPQIDVPMADIFVGYPGASPTELESRVIQPLEKMVSNIPGVEYIYSTSMKEQGMVTVQFLVGEDIERSYVKLYNELMKHMDQMPQGATMPLVKTRAIDDVPVLGLTLWSETYDDYQLRQIANELTHEIEKVPDVSITNKIGGRSRQVRVVLDKEKMASSGVDFLGVAEMIQASNQQLSSGSFNQNDTEFLVNTGSFLESAEDVETLIIGTQQQQPVYLYQIAEVIEGPELPKEYVSFGYGKGSEAGNNFSSEYPAVTISVAKVKGADAMKIADVIIDKVEHLKTNLIPDDVHVEVTRNYGETASHKVAELLLHLIGAIIAVTLVVMLAMGWRGGLVVFLSVPVTFALTLLSYYLLDYTLNRITLFALVFVTGIVVDDSIIIAENMHRHFKMKRLPFKQAALYAINEVGNPTILATFTVIASVLPMAFVSGLMGPYMSPMPIGASIAMILSLFVALTITPYLGLIFLREKAGKKGEEEKAEQIEDTRIYKIYNKLERPLINNKRTRWIFLGTTMLLLLGSVALFFTKSVAVKMLPFDNKNEFQVVIDMPEGTTLERTATVSREIGQHLSQRPEVVNYQSYVGTSAPITFNGLVRHYDLRGASNTADIQVNLKDKSERSEQSHDIAKLLRPDIQKIAAKFDANVKIVEVPPGPPVMSTIVAEVYGPDYEKQMEIADEIQGILKQTPDVVDVDWMVEADQTEYHFEIDKEKAMRYGIAPQQIVHTMNAALGERAIAHLYDENATQRVGIILALAEQEKSTPVDISQIKMVSQTGQMVSVADLVQIQEKVREKSIFRKNQKRVVYVLADMAGELESPVYAILGMEDKLKEIELPAGYELDELYLQQPELEDDYTVKWDGEWQITLEVFRDLGIAFLGVIFIIYILIVGWFQNYRAPIVMMVAIPLSLIGIVLGHWIMGAFFTATSFIGMIALAGIMVRNSVLLIDFVNLRLEDGIPLKQAVIEAGAVRTTPILLTAGTVVIGAFVILFDPIFQGLAISLMGGTIVSTILTLLVVPLVYYMIERKKYEGLDAKTNVMQKRENEEVM, from the coding sequence ATGAAAGAAGGATTAGCAGGCAAAATTGCCAAAGGCTTTATGGATTCGAAACTTACGGTACTACTAATGATCGTGTTTATGGTTATTGGAGTGTACAGTTCGTTTTTGATCCCCAGGGAAGAAGAACCCCAGATCGATGTACCAATGGCCGATATCTTTGTTGGTTATCCCGGTGCAAGCCCCACAGAACTTGAGTCGCGGGTGATACAACCGCTTGAGAAAATGGTTTCCAATATTCCAGGGGTAGAATATATCTATTCCACTTCAATGAAGGAACAGGGAATGGTGACCGTGCAATTTCTGGTGGGCGAAGATATTGAACGTTCCTATGTAAAGCTTTATAATGAACTTATGAAGCATATGGACCAGATGCCGCAGGGCGCCACGATGCCGCTGGTGAAGACCCGCGCCATCGATGATGTTCCCGTGCTGGGCCTTACCTTATGGAGTGAAACTTATGATGATTACCAGCTTAGGCAAATTGCCAATGAACTTACGCACGAAATAGAAAAAGTGCCCGATGTTTCCATTACCAACAAGATTGGTGGTCGTAGCAGGCAGGTACGTGTGGTGCTGGACAAGGAGAAAATGGCCTCCAGCGGAGTGGATTTCCTCGGCGTTGCTGAAATGATCCAGGCCAGCAATCAGCAGCTTTCCTCCGGAAGTTTTAATCAGAATGATACTGAATTCTTGGTGAACACAGGAAGTTTCCTGGAATCTGCTGAAGATGTGGAGACCCTTATCATTGGTACTCAGCAGCAACAGCCGGTTTATTTGTACCAGATTGCTGAAGTGATCGAAGGACCTGAATTACCTAAGGAATACGTTTCTTTTGGCTACGGAAAAGGTTCTGAAGCCGGAAATAATTTTTCTTCGGAATATCCTGCGGTGACCATATCGGTGGCTAAGGTCAAAGGTGCAGATGCTATGAAAATAGCCGATGTGATCATTGACAAGGTGGAACACCTGAAAACAAATCTTATTCCGGATGATGTACATGTAGAAGTTACCCGAAACTATGGAGAAACGGCTTCTCACAAGGTGGCAGAACTGCTGCTGCATTTGATTGGAGCCATTATCGCAGTTACCCTGGTAGTGATGCTGGCAATGGGCTGGCGCGGGGGATTGGTAGTTTTCCTTTCTGTCCCGGTTACCTTTGCACTTACGCTGCTAAGTTACTATTTACTGGATTACACATTAAATAGAATTACCCTTTTTGCTCTTGTATTTGTAACAGGGATCGTGGTGGATGACTCCATTATCATAGCCGAAAATATGCACCGGCATTTCAAGATGAAGCGGCTGCCGTTCAAGCAGGCTGCCCTTTATGCCATCAACGAAGTGGGGAACCCTACTATTCTTGCAACGTTCACGGTAATTGCTTCGGTATTGCCAATGGCCTTTGTAAGCGGATTGATGGGGCCATATATGAGCCCGATGCCTATTGGAGCTTCCATTGCAATGATTCTGTCATTGTTCGTAGCACTAACCATTACACCTTACCTGGGGCTAATTTTCCTAAGAGAAAAGGCTGGTAAAAAAGGCGAGGAAGAAAAAGCAGAACAAATTGAGGACACTAGAATCTATAAGATCTATAATAAACTGGAAAGGCCGCTTATTAATAACAAAAGAACCCGTTGGATCTTTCTAGGTACCACTATGCTGTTGTTGTTGGGCTCTGTAGCCTTGTTCTTCACCAAATCGGTTGCTGTGAAAATGCTTCCGTTTGACAACAAGAATGAATTCCAAGTGGTGATAGATATGCCTGAAGGCACAACTTTGGAGCGAACTGCAACGGTCTCTAGAGAAATTGGACAGCACCTGTCCCAAAGACCCGAGGTGGTGAATTACCAAAGTTATGTTGGAACATCTGCTCCTATAACCTTCAACGGACTCGTGAGGCATTATGACTTGAGAGGCGCAAGTAACACTGCGGATATTCAGGTAAACCTGAAAGACAAGAGCGAAAGAAGTGAACAAAGCCATGACATCGCGAAATTGCTAAGACCCGATATTCAGAAGATCGCGGCAAAGTTTGATGCCAATGTCAAGATCGTGGAAGTACCACCGGGACCTCCCGTAATGTCAACAATTGTTGCTGAAGTTTACGGACCCGATTATGAGAAGCAAATGGAAATTGCTGATGAGATCCAGGGAATCCTGAAACAAACTCCAGATGTGGTAGATGTGGATTGGATGGTAGAGGCAGACCAGACCGAATATCATTTCGAGATCGACAAGGAAAAAGCAATGCGCTATGGAATTGCTCCGCAGCAAATCGTTCATACAATGAATGCCGCTTTGGGAGAAAGAGCAATTGCACATTTATATGATGAAAATGCAACCCAAAGAGTCGGGATCATCCTTGCACTGGCAGAACAGGAAAAATCTACTCCGGTAGATATTTCCCAGATCAAGATGGTATCGCAAACCGGGCAAATGGTAAGTGTGGCAGATCTTGTTCAGATCCAGGAAAAGGTTAGGGAAAAAAGCATTTTCAGAAAGAATCAAAAACGCGTGGTCTATGTGCTGGCCGATATGGCCGGAGAGCTGGAGAGCCCTGTCTACGCCATCCTTGGAATGGAAGATAAATTAAAAGAGATCGAGCTTCCTGCAGGTTATGAACTTGACGAGCTTTACCTGCAACAACCTGAGCTGGAAGATGACTATACCGTAAAATGGGATGGAGAATGGCAAATAACCCTTGAGGTCTTTAGAGACTTGGGAATTGCCTTCCTAGGAGTGATCTTCATAATCTATATTCTTATCGTAGGCTGGTTTCAGAATTATCGCGCACCAATCGTGATGATGGTCGCTATCCCGCTTTCCCTTATTGGGATCGTACTGGGGCATTGGATTATGGGAGCTTTCTTTACCGCAACTTCTTTTATAGGGATGATTGCCCTTGCAGGAATTATGGTTAGGAACTCGGTGTTGCTCATCGACTTTGTGAACCTGCGGCTAGAAGACGGAATTCCGTTGAAACAGGCAGTGATAGAAGCTGGTGCCGTGCGAACTACTCCAATCCTTTTAACTGCAGGAACTGTTGTAATAGGAGCATTCGTGATTCTCTTTGACCCAATTTTCCAGGGGCTGGCGATCTCTCTAATGGGAGGAACTATTGTCTCAACTATCCTTACGCTGCTGGTAGTGCCGTTAGTGTACTATATGATAGAGCGGAAAAAGTATGAAGGCCTTGATGCGAAAACAAATGTGATGCAAAAAAGAGAGAATGAGGAGGTGATGTAA
- a CDS encoding NAD(P)/FAD-dependent oxidoreductase, with translation MKTILVLGAGQGGIVTARELSRHSGNEEDINLVKILVFEKEETNVYSPSLPWVMVGKSKQEEITERTDKLDASGLEVIKGEIENIDPKNIAVTVKGKQYKGDHMVVSLGVEQADVYNLDQFGFNFFTLKGAQDFYAELKKFEGGEIAILVSSLPFKSPAAPYEAAMLIEDFARKNNLPKNTTVSLYTPEAGPMEFASAEASQELRELLEKKGIKYYPNHELKAVSGSSLEFSNGKTYAFDLLAYTPMHQLPEVIKKSDLAGNSNWVDVDNKTLETKFVNVYAIGDITHVTTETGSVLPKIGVFARQQGAVVAHNISRKLANQKPDQTFIPEGKYFIESGEGKASETGGRFSATGKNDVKMKTPAQWGHFSKWWDEKFWFFKNF, from the coding sequence ATGAAAACCATCTTAGTATTAGGAGCCGGACAAGGAGGAATTGTAACCGCCAGGGAACTGAGCAGACACAGCGGCAACGAAGAAGATATCAACCTGGTAAAGATCCTGGTTTTCGAAAAAGAAGAAACCAACGTGTATTCCCCTTCACTCCCCTGGGTGATGGTTGGAAAAAGCAAACAGGAAGAGATCACAGAGCGTACCGATAAGTTGGACGCTTCAGGATTGGAAGTTATTAAAGGAGAAATAGAAAACATAGATCCAAAAAATATTGCTGTAACCGTAAAAGGAAAGCAGTATAAGGGAGATCATATGGTGGTTTCCCTGGGCGTGGAACAGGCAGATGTTTATAACCTTGATCAATTTGGCTTCAATTTCTTTACCCTAAAAGGAGCTCAGGATTTTTATGCTGAATTAAAAAAGTTCGAGGGTGGTGAAATTGCTATTTTAGTTTCTTCCCTTCCGTTCAAAAGTCCGGCGGCGCCTTATGAAGCAGCTATGCTTATAGAAGATTTCGCAAGGAAGAACAACCTCCCTAAAAACACTACTGTTTCCCTTTATACGCCTGAAGCCGGCCCAATGGAATTCGCTAGCGCTGAAGCTTCCCAGGAACTAAGAGAACTGCTGGAAAAGAAAGGGATCAAATATTATCCAAACCACGAGCTGAAAGCTGTTTCAGGAAGTTCACTGGAATTCAGCAACGGAAAAACATATGCTTTTGATCTCCTGGCCTATACTCCAATGCACCAGCTACCCGAGGTGATTAAAAAGAGCGATTTAGCCGGAAATTCCAATTGGGTAGATGTGGATAACAAAACCCTGGAAACCAAATTTGTAAATGTTTATGCCATTGGCGACATCACCCACGTTACGACTGAAACCGGATCAGTGCTACCAAAGATCGGAGTTTTTGCTAGACAACAGGGCGCCGTTGTAGCTCACAATATTAGCAGAAAATTAGCCAATCAAAAACCTGATCAAACTTTCATACCCGAAGGAAAATACTTTATCGAATCGGGTGAAGGAAAAGCCAGTGAAACCGGCGGAAGATTTTCAGCTACCGGGAAGAATGATGTAAAAATGAAAACTCCCGCCCAGTGGGGACATTTCTCCAAATGGTGGGATGAAAAATTCTGGTTCTTCAAAAACTTTTAA
- a CDS encoding TolC family protein, giving the protein MKNIYIVMMLALLPGLWSQAQETKPISRNEAVQLVKENNREIKISQQEFLEARGDYRQTNSIFLPNVAVSHTGMTTTNPLMAFGSKLNQGIVTQEDFNPNLLNNPERINNFATKIEVEQPLINLDGIYQRKAAKKKMDATALQTDRTIDHMILEVEKAYMQLQLAYQAVTVLESAQKAALANQKLANDSYKQGYLQRSDVLSVEIRVSEVNSQLQYAKSNVINASDYLAYLINEPVNIIFEPTDPLEVSIPVQENMETVSKDRADIRAMELATEAYGEMLQADKMSFLPRLNAFGSYELYDDEIFAGDASGYLAGIQMKWDVFEGYKRFGKLQKSKATYEKARLEYDSYVSKSEMERNRAGRAVKDAENKLNLTRLALEQAEESLRIRSNRFEQGLEKTSDLLTAEAQFSQKQLEYAQTIFEYNYAQAQLDFLIK; this is encoded by the coding sequence ATGAAGAACATATATATAGTTATGATGCTGGCTTTACTTCCGGGACTGTGGTCACAGGCCCAGGAAACGAAGCCAATATCCCGAAACGAAGCCGTACAGCTGGTAAAGGAAAATAACAGGGAGATCAAGATTTCGCAACAAGAATTCCTCGAAGCCCGGGGAGATTACCGGCAAACAAATTCCATCTTTTTGCCAAATGTGGCCGTATCCCATACCGGGATGACCACTACCAATCCTTTGATGGCTTTTGGCTCTAAACTGAACCAGGGAATAGTCACTCAGGAAGATTTTAATCCAAACCTTTTAAACAACCCCGAAAGGATCAACAACTTTGCCACCAAAATTGAAGTCGAGCAACCGCTTATCAATTTAGACGGGATCTACCAGCGAAAAGCGGCTAAAAAGAAGATGGATGCTACTGCTTTACAAACAGATCGAACCATAGATCATATGATTCTGGAGGTGGAGAAAGCTTATATGCAGCTGCAACTCGCGTACCAGGCTGTAACTGTATTGGAAAGCGCCCAAAAGGCAGCGCTCGCCAACCAGAAACTGGCGAATGACAGTTATAAGCAGGGATACCTCCAACGATCTGATGTGCTTTCGGTGGAAATAAGGGTTTCTGAAGTCAATAGTCAGCTGCAGTATGCAAAGAGCAACGTGATCAATGCATCTGATTATCTGGCATATCTCATAAACGAACCTGTAAATATCATTTTTGAGCCTACAGATCCTTTGGAGGTTTCAATTCCTGTTCAGGAAAATATGGAGACTGTTTCTAAAGACAGGGCAGATATTCGGGCGATGGAACTGGCTACAGAGGCTTACGGCGAAATGCTGCAGGCAGATAAGATGTCTTTCCTGCCCCGCCTAAATGCCTTTGGAAGCTATGAACTATATGATGACGAGATCTTTGCCGGCGATGCCAGCGGATATCTCGCGGGAATCCAGATGAAGTGGGATGTTTTTGAAGGTTACAAGCGCTTCGGAAAGCTTCAAAAAAGCAAGGCAACTTATGAAAAAGCCAGGCTGGAATATGATTCCTATGTGTCCAAAAGTGAGATGGAACGAAACAGGGCAGGCCGGGCAGTAAAGGATGCCGAAAATAAGCTAAACCTTACCCGTCTTGCACTGGAACAAGCCGAAGAATCTTTGCGCATACGCTCCAACAGGTTTGAGCAGGGGCTTGAGAAAACCAGTGACCTGCTTACGGCCGAAGCACAATTTTCCCAGAAACAGCTGGAATATGCACAAACCATATTTGAGTACAATTATGCCCAGGCACAACTCGATTTTTTAATTAAATAA
- a CDS encoding IS1595 family transposase, with product MIPSDFRDFFVNSPATVQQEIVASLLSLSLQESEVKDSNEAKAVTCPHCSEKRVRANGKLKGVQRYVCNGCKKNFSETTGKFWYNIKKKEKLNRYLYCLLSGYSIRKSAEETEISIQTSFDWRHKLLTSFSSVSVEEFQGIVESDDLFFAYSEKGGRHLGRKPKMRGEKASKAGISDEKVAVVATCDRSGNKDFKVATRGRISKEDLNRILKGKLDKADVLCSDSHRSYGAFAKANTIAHKKFNTSKGQRTVDKVYHVQNVNNMDMRLRKFMDSFNGVATKYLQNYLNWFLVLEKIKNSTSKMATVTAIAFASNSAWYEYKQQLFNMLIRT from the coding sequence ATGATACCTTCAGATTTCAGGGATTTTTTCGTTAATAGTCCAGCGACTGTTCAACAAGAGATAGTGGCTTCGTTGCTATCATTGTCTTTGCAAGAAAGTGAAGTAAAGGACAGCAACGAGGCAAAAGCAGTTACCTGTCCTCATTGCTCAGAAAAGCGTGTTCGTGCCAATGGCAAGCTCAAAGGCGTTCAACGCTATGTTTGCAATGGCTGTAAGAAGAATTTCAGTGAGACCACAGGTAAGTTTTGGTATAATATAAAAAAGAAAGAGAAGTTAAATCGGTATTTATACTGTTTGTTGTCGGGCTACAGTATCAGGAAAAGTGCAGAAGAGACGGAGATATCAATTCAAACGTCCTTTGATTGGAGACATAAATTGCTCACGTCATTTTCCAGTGTTTCGGTAGAAGAGTTTCAGGGCATAGTCGAAAGCGATGACCTGTTCTTTGCCTACTCAGAAAAAGGAGGACGTCATTTAGGTAGAAAACCGAAAATGCGAGGAGAAAAAGCAAGCAAAGCAGGCATAAGTGATGAAAAAGTAGCTGTAGTGGCAACTTGTGATAGATCTGGAAACAAAGACTTTAAAGTGGCCACAAGAGGTCGTATCAGTAAAGAGGATCTGAATAGAATACTTAAAGGGAAACTTGATAAAGCTGACGTACTCTGCAGCGACAGCCATAGAAGTTATGGTGCTTTTGCAAAAGCCAACACAATTGCCCATAAAAAGTTCAACACCTCAAAGGGACAGCGAACCGTAGATAAGGTGTACCATGTCCAGAATGTAAACAATATGGATATGAGATTGAGAAAGTTCATGGATTCTTTCAATGGGGTAGCTACAAAATACTTACAGAATTACTTGAATTGGTTCTTGGTACTTGAAAAAATCAAGAACTCAACCAGTAAAATGGCAACAGTTACAGCCATTGCCTTTGCTTCAAATAGCGCATGGTACGAGTACAAACAACAACTATTCAATATGCTAATTAGAACTTAG